A section of the Serratia liquefaciens ATCC 27592 genome encodes:
- the araD gene encoding L-ribulose-5-phosphate 4-epimerase: protein MLTLPQLKQQVLEANLDLPRHNLVTFTWGNVSAVDRERGLVVIKPSGVEYEHMTAEDMVVVDLANGHTVEGTKKPSSDTATHLALYREFADIGGIVHTHSRHATIWAQAGLDIPAWGTTHADYFYGAIPCTRLMTEDEIEHEYELETGKVIIDTFRRRGINPNAIPAVLVNSHGPFAWGKDAHSAVHNAVVLEEIAYMGIFSRQLTPGIHSMQPALLDKHYLRKHGKNAYYGQ from the coding sequence ATGCTAACGCTGCCGCAGCTTAAACAACAGGTGCTGGAAGCCAACCTAGACCTGCCGCGCCATAACCTGGTGACCTTCACCTGGGGTAACGTCAGCGCCGTGGATCGCGAACGCGGGCTGGTGGTGATCAAACCTTCCGGCGTGGAGTATGAACACATGACCGCGGAGGACATGGTGGTGGTCGATCTCGCCAACGGGCACACCGTCGAGGGCACCAAAAAGCCCTCCTCTGACACCGCTACCCATCTGGCGCTGTACCGTGAATTCGCCGATATCGGCGGTATCGTTCATACCCATTCGCGCCACGCTACCATCTGGGCGCAGGCAGGATTGGATATCCCCGCCTGGGGCACCACCCACGCCGATTACTTCTACGGTGCCATTCCCTGTACCCGCCTGATGACCGAAGACGAAATTGAGCATGAATACGAGCTGGAAACCGGCAAGGTCATTATCGATACCTTCCGCCGTCGCGGCATCAACCCGAACGCCATTCCGGCAGTATTGGTCAATTCACACGGGCCGTTCGCCTGGGGCAAGGACGCGCACAGCGCGGTGCATAACGCCGTGGTGCTGGAAGAAATTGCCTACATGGGGATTTTCTCACGTCAGCTAACGCCGGGCATTCACAGCATGCAACCGGCACTGCTGGATAAACATTACCTGCGCAAACACGGCAAAAATGCCTACTACGGGCAATAA
- a CDS encoding RluA family pseudouridine synthase — MSKIIDTFIAPPCHDQIETLYQDESLVLINKPAGLLSLSGKNPQNLDSVHHRLVQLFPGCTLVHRLDFGTSGLMVIARNKAINAALCQQFSQRTVTKVYSALLCGHLNDDEGVIDAAIAKDPALFPLMSICSLHGKPARSRYRVVERTYRELTDGTLLPLTRVQLIPETGRTHQLRIHCQQLGHPILGCDLYGGRLLPGTEGTPRLMLHASELHFVHPVSAEKIKAHHACPF, encoded by the coding sequence ATGTCTAAGATTATCGATACCTTTATTGCCCCGCCGTGCCATGACCAGATAGAGACGCTGTATCAGGACGAGAGTCTGGTGCTTATCAATAAACCCGCCGGGCTGCTAAGCCTCTCGGGGAAAAACCCGCAAAACCTCGATTCGGTACATCATCGGCTGGTGCAGCTATTTCCTGGCTGTACGCTGGTCCACCGCCTTGATTTCGGCACTTCCGGGCTGATGGTGATAGCGCGTAATAAAGCGATCAATGCCGCCCTTTGCCAACAGTTCAGTCAGCGTACCGTCACCAAGGTGTACAGCGCATTGCTCTGCGGGCACCTGAACGACGACGAAGGGGTGATAGATGCGGCAATTGCCAAAGACCCGGCGCTGTTCCCGCTGATGTCGATTTGCTCACTCCACGGCAAGCCCGCTCGCTCACGCTATCGCGTCGTTGAACGCACTTATCGCGAGTTGACAGACGGGACGTTACTGCCGTTGACGCGGGTACAGTTAATCCCGGAGACCGGGCGCACCCATCAGCTGCGTATCCACTGCCAGCAGTTGGGCCATCCTATTTTGGGCTGTGACCTGTATGGCGGCCGTCTGCTGCCAGGCACCGAAGGGACGCCGCGATTGATGCTGCACGCCAGCGAACTGCATTTCGTTCATCCTGTCAGCGCAGAGAAGATCAAAGCCCACCATGCTTGCCCGTTCTGA
- a CDS encoding MFS transporter, translating to MSQNTARISEIIDNAKISPYQILILTLCFLIVLLDGFDTAIIGYIAPALREEWQLLPAQLSPTFGAGLFGLLLGSLIFGPVADAIGRKRVLLASILIFGGGTLASAYTSSIESLTLLRLITGIGLGGAMPTCITLSSEYSPARRRMIMVTLSWSGFTAGLALGGILAGQVIPAFGWRGLLMLGGIAPLLLLPLLAWQMPESARFMSASPKHADSLRQVVERITGKSWASVTIIDDERPALARSPISHLFIEGRAVRTLLLWVAFFCSLFVFYLLTSWLPSILKDTGYDIVHASRIGAMVPLGGTLGAILMALLMDRVGPYRVLALSYLGAALVIGATGYLMGDAYTLAVTVFLIGFGVAGAQNGLNLVSATLYPTAARVTGVSWAMASGRFGSIVGSMLGAWMIVAAGTSEMFFIWLALPVLVGSAAIFLLYRLSVNRRVPVPDSALSN from the coding sequence ATGAGCCAAAACACCGCTCGTATCAGCGAGATCATCGACAACGCGAAAATCTCGCCCTATCAAATCCTGATCCTTACCCTGTGTTTCCTGATCGTCCTGCTGGACGGTTTTGACACTGCCATCATCGGCTATATCGCCCCGGCGTTACGCGAAGAGTGGCAACTGCTGCCTGCCCAGCTATCGCCGACGTTTGGCGCGGGATTGTTCGGCCTGCTGCTCGGCAGCCTGATCTTCGGCCCGGTTGCCGATGCCATAGGGCGCAAGCGCGTGCTGCTCGCCTCCATACTGATCTTTGGCGGAGGCACTCTGGCCTCGGCCTATACCAGCTCAATCGAGTCGTTGACCCTGCTGCGTTTAATCACCGGTATCGGTTTGGGCGGGGCGATGCCCACCTGCATCACCCTGAGCTCGGAATACTCGCCGGCACGTCGGCGGATGATCATGGTCACTCTCAGTTGGAGCGGTTTCACCGCCGGTCTGGCGCTGGGCGGCATCCTTGCCGGGCAGGTTATTCCGGCCTTCGGCTGGCGTGGTTTGCTGATGCTCGGCGGCATCGCGCCATTGTTGCTGTTGCCGTTGCTGGCCTGGCAGATGCCCGAGTCAGCGCGCTTTATGAGTGCCAGCCCGAAACATGCCGATAGCCTGCGCCAGGTGGTCGAGCGTATCACCGGCAAAAGTTGGGCCAGCGTGACAATTATCGATGATGAACGCCCCGCGCTGGCCAGATCGCCAATCTCCCACCTGTTCATCGAAGGTCGCGCAGTGCGCACTTTGCTGCTGTGGGTGGCATTCTTCTGCTCGTTGTTTGTATTTTATCTGCTCACCAGTTGGCTGCCGAGCATCCTCAAGGATACCGGGTACGATATCGTCCACGCTTCGCGCATCGGGGCGATGGTGCCGCTGGGCGGAACCCTCGGTGCCATCCTTATGGCGCTGCTGATGGACCGCGTCGGCCCCTACCGGGTATTGGCCCTGTCGTACCTGGGTGCCGCGCTGGTGATTGGCGCTACCGGTTATCTGATGGGGGACGCCTATACGCTGGCGGTCACCGTATTCCTCATCGGTTTCGGCGTGGCCGGTGCGCAGAACGGCCTGAATCTGGTCTCCGCTACCCTTTACCCTACCGCCGCTCGCGTCACCGGAGTCAGCTGGGCGATGGCGAGCGGTCGCTTCGGCTCGATAGTCGGTTCAATGCTTGGCGCCTGGATGATTGTCGCGGCAGGGACGTCGGAGATGTTCTTCATCTGGCTGGCGCTGCCGGTACTGGTGGGCTCTGCCGCTATTTTCCTGCTCTACCGGCTCAGCGTGAACCGCCGCGTCCCTGTGCCAGACTCCGCGTTATCAAACTGA